The genomic DNA ttagaatttattcgaattcggttcggttttcgaattgacaaaaaaaagcaaaaaattcgaattcggttcggtttaattagaatttattcgaattcggttcggttttcgaattgacaaaaaaaagcaaaaaattcgaagaaaccgaattgagaaactcgaataacccgaaaccgaatcgatgaacacccctacatATAAACACcctaatacattttttttcatagttAATGATATAAATGATACAATTAATTAGTGCAGTTTCAATCTCAAATATTCtgtttggattttgtttttctcCGATTTATCATGTGTGGAGTATTATGGTATTTGTGTTTTTGTTCTGACTTCActcaacattaataaataaaattaatatatttatatatatatatatatatatatatatatatatatatatatatatatatatatatcattaatattttatgagatttttatatttatttctttattatactataaagttaaaatatatattatatacaaaaatataactttataattatttatttattgtaaaatttaattaaatagtaaccCGGGCTATTTTCAATAGGAATAGTCGTAAAGGGTGATAAAAGtatcctaaaaaaataattttataaaataattttctatgtTTAACTCTTATtgatttaataagaattaattctttataaacaaaatgtgtaaaaaaaaatagagtaacGAAATAATtgaactttttcatttttttttgactattagttagactacataccatatttttttacttttaaatagttaatatcatttattaaatacataatatgatgttattattattaaataaatattatgatagaatccgtgtaatcaatagagattaGGGTTTGACTATTGATGATAACTTTTAGAAAACGGTTTGCTAGAAATTTTGTGAgagattaatatctctttctattatTCGTAAGccttcacaaactcttaaaacgattcaagtgcagaaatgtttgtttgggtttgaagctttgaaACAATAAAAGATGAAAGacataaagtaaagaacacatggttgtttatggatgttcggagcaaactctcctacgtacGTCAtccaccccttcttccaacaaccagAAAGATTTCACTAACTTCCTTAGattaaatacagtttactgagCTAGTTatctctctgttgaacaaaacaacatttgttcaacttacaacactgaagttttctctcagaaaagacagtatgtaattacaatgtattcacagctaGATAGAGAGTgagatatttgattaaagaaactTTCTTTAATCGAATGAATAAAACTGCTATGTCTTTTGACTGTTGTCATTTGGCTTCCATATATACTGAAATACACCATCGCTCTAATTCTTCTTATGGACACATGTCCTTTTTCTGTTGGATGCTATTCATGAGGTATTGGATAGTACAACAGGAAAAGATTCTTcagatcgtggtagtacaatgtAGTACAGACAATTTGAATTATGGTGTACGTGGCAgttgttcatttgttgagcTTTGCTGCCAGCTGCCTGGAGGACTCTGCTGCCACCTTTCTGGAAGCTCATCTGACTTCAGACGTCACATCTTGGTCGTTCATCTACTTAGATCTTAGACGTCCATCTacttagacgcccccatctaatAGTATATTAGACGCATTAGACGTCCCCATCTAACTACACATTAAACGCATTAGACACCTCCATCTAACCACGCGTTAGACGCCATCAAACCACGCCTCATGTGACCAAGTATCTATTTTATATCAgataaacatataaattaatcagATTTCGATTCCGGACAAATTAGAACAATTTGAAATTAagaattcttatatatatatatataaaaagataaaaaaaatgttttctaaaacatcaaaatatgtgatatatatataccagatactgaaaattattaatatttggattttattaatttaaatattactgTGAACGTAAATAATTATGGATAATGTAATCACTGGTATTTTAactatcaatattttaattaaataatattcttcttAGTGGTTAAAAAGTTTAGTACAGtatagttataataatttttttaatttatattataattctcttacttaatttaaactagtatttattaaaaaaaaaatgatgaggCAATACATATTTAGTTAAGTATTTCAAAActattaatcataaattattaaaatttaacaattaatttttcaataaaaatcaaacaaattgtATCATTAAAGATGTAAGCATTTTAATTCGGTTGATTTGTACACCAAATTTAGTTTCAAATTTGTTGAACGATTCAATCgatcttatttaaatatataaattaatttattttttataattttcaagtatatatattataattttaaaattgaaaaaatgtcaattttatttataaagttgaaagggtgtaaatttatttacaaagttgtcaaattttattgtatataaatttgtcaaaatgtgtcaaaattatttaacctAATGGAATGCCTAAAATGATAAGTTTTTATCcatagatatttattttataattatttttttaacttattttttattcaaacataccttttctttctatataatatataaaattaaataataaaaaaaacacattctctcttttctcctaaTTATTTTCATCCCTCTCTTCACCGGAAGACGCCCATGCGGTAACCAATTCAAACACTTTTAAGAACTCAACAATTTTTGctattcttttttaaaactaaatcatTCCTTAACTTTAATATTGCTATCGGTCGTGATAATACAACTTGTTTTGTGATCGGATCATCGGATGGATCAGTTTCAATCAAATTGTATAATATCTGTAATAAACCTGTTTATTTGCGATTGAACTCTGTGAATCTAACTAAATGGATTCTAAAATCTTAGTTGAAGCGATTTTTgaactattttttcttttacgAAGAACAATCAGAAACAAGGACAAACAATCATTATACGTTTCAAATACCAATTTATTCAGCTTATCAACTTCAACTTCGATTATAATTAAAGCTAGAATCTCAATAACCGTTTCTAAAAtctaagttttatttttcaaaattctatcTATCGCATGTGCCATATCACATTTAACCGCTAACAACTCACTATTCTGATTCAAAAACATAGCGAAATCGGAAATTACAGATAAGTTATTCAAATGAAACCCAAAATTTACAGTCTTGATATTTTGCATTGAATATATAACTTGTTGTTTTGACATCAATTATGAAGAACATAAAGTGGAATTCGGAGAGAGACGACAAGTGAAATTCAATTGAGAAGATCATAAAATTTAAGAACTTATGAACTATTAAGCAATTGTATTTAGCTTTTCTCATAACTAAGGAAATGATTTTTTGCATTTTGATATTGACTTACCAGTCTCGATCTACCGTCTAGTATGGTTCGATAACCACACCTTTCGACCGGTTTGAACTGTTTCAGTTAAATCTTAacgataaaattttgtttaagaatTGTGACAGTTTCAGCATAgtattcatattaaaatattatttatattaagagtaaatacacaaaaacataattattattgattgaCGTTGGCACACacataaaaacatgtcttaCTGAATTAAATTGAGTGAACAAATGGAAAGGAAATAAacatgttattaattattaccataGATAGAATAGTGTCATGCATTCATTCATATTGTTGAAGCCCTTGAGCGAAAAGAGACGCAAAAGCTTCGATCTGGACCTTCTTCAACACTATCCCAATCTCAATATTCACGTCATTTCCATCTCTACCATCACAAAGCGAGAAAGAACTATTCCTATCAGCGGAAACCAACTCCGTCGTCCTCGGCCGTCCCCATCCAAAATCAGAACCATACAGATCAAACCTCGTCGACGCACCAACTCCATACACCTTCTCATTGCTATACGTTGAACTTTCTTCCGAAAGCCACTTCTCCGCTCCTTTCACAACTGATTCCTTTTCCAACCTTCCCGTTGCCTCTTTAATGGCGGTTGCCGCCAACACCAGCCCATCATCTCCCACCAAAGACGCAACCTTTTCCTTAGCAAACAGATAAGTAAGGCAGTTTCCAATGTAATTTGCAGGGATCGGAGGCTCCAATCGCGATCGACAATCCACGACGATAGTCAGAGAAACACTCTCCTTTGTTATGTCCCCCTCCTCTGCTTTCACTAGACATCTCCAAACGTATGCACATACCGCCGTGTAACTAGAAACAGGGAACTTTATTTTCCCCTTTATTTGTCCAATCTCCCCTGGAGCTAACCGGAATGTTCTCCTGTATAACCCAGTTGCCGGTTTCATATCCATTGGAATGAGGCTTCTCTTATTCTCCGTCGTTTTCATCCAATGATCAACGTAAATCTTGATGATATCTAACGGGTCAGCAATCAAGGATCTTTCCAGAACCGGCAATAGTTCTGGCGGATGGGCTCCTGCTCCCCCTTCTCTGCAAATTGTGCTCCATGACTTTAGAAACATGGCATTGCTCTTGCCGTCCATTGAGACGTGATGGGAGCAGTAGGCGATGGAGAATCCTTGACTAGGAAACAGAGTCACTAGTACAGATAAAACCGTAGCCTCGGTTTCGGAAACATGAAATTCGGgcaaaatgagaaaaataaacttttggaGGAAGAGGAGATAGAAAGACTCTTGAGGATTTCTTCTACAAGACTGAaacaaacttttttattatttttttctctcttacttCATATTCAACACACAGACCTTTATTTATAGTCTCTTAACAGAAAACAAAACGtacaagaaataaaaacaaatattaaagacAAAAACTGTAACAACAACATTTAAGGCTGACCCCTGATTACTAAAACTGCTAAAACGTTTGAAACGTTTGAGATCTCCACCATTAAagacattcaatttattatttaaaatatggctgaccgttatttgagtttattgtGTAACAAATTTCTCCCTTAAACTCAAATCTTTTCCATCTTTCATTCCGATCATCCTCTTGAAATTTTCGAACAACACAGTTGGTAGCGCCTTTGTAAAAATATCCGCCACTTGATCACGACTCGCAACATGACTTAATCGCACTTTACCTTCCTTCACATGTTCCCGTATAAAATGGAAACGAACATCGATATGCTTGCTCCTCTCATGGTGCACCGGATTCCTTGCCAACTCAATTGCTGATTTGTTGTCGACTCGTATTTCAGTTGCTTCGTGTTGCTGGATTTGTAGTTCATTCAGTAGACTTCTTAGCCATATTGCGTGACACACACACCATGATGCTgccacatactctgcctcacatgTTGACAATGTTACTATTGGTTGCTTCTTTGAGAGCCATGTAAAAACTGTGTCTCCCATATAAAACACATATCCCGATGTACTTTTTCGATCATCTATATCTCCACACCAATCACTATCGGAATAACCGATCAACTTGTATTCCTTTGTCTCGGAGTATAGTAACCCGAGTGACGAGGTTCCTCGGATGTATCGAAGAATTCTTTTAATAGCCTTCAAATGCGTGTAGTTCGGTTCCTCCATGAATCGGCTTACTATGCCGACACTATACGCAATGTCAGGCCTTGTGCATGTGAGATATCGTAGACTTCCGACTAAACTTCGATATTTGCTGGTATCCGTACGATCTCCTCCCTCAAATTTAGAGAGTTTTATTCCGAGTTCCATTGGTGTTGCTACTAGGTTGCATTCTTCCATCTTATTCTTTTTCAGAATGTCTTTTGCATATGCCTCTTGGGACACAAATATTCCAGATTTTCCCTGTCTAACCTCAAGACCAAGGAAATATTTCATTAGCCCCAAAT from Impatiens glandulifera chromosome 9, dImpGla2.1, whole genome shotgun sequence includes the following:
- the LOC124916089 gene encoding anthocyanin 5-aromatic acyltransferase-like; this encodes MDGKSNAMFLKSWSTICREGGAGAHPPELLPVLERSLIADPLDIIKIYVDHWMKTTENKRSLIPMDMKPATGLYRRTFRLAPGEIGQIKGKIKFPVSSYTAVCAYVWRCLVKAEEGDITKESVSLTIVVDCRSRLEPPIPANYIGNCLTYLFAKEKVASLVGDDGLVLAATAIKEATGRLEKESVVKGAEKWLSEESSTYSNEKVYGVGASTRFDLYGSDFGWGRPRTTELVSADRNSSFSLCDGRDGNDVNIEIGIVLKKVQIEAFASLFAQGLQQYE